The following are from one region of the Colius striatus isolate bColStr4 chromosome Z, bColStr4.1.hap1, whole genome shotgun sequence genome:
- the CNTNAP1 gene encoding contactin-associated protein 1: MGARRLTGLLLAACAGLLLPGTGCLARPCYDELVSPLYSSSLGASSRYNIFYSASFARLHSTSGWSPDPRDKQPWLQIDLMQKHRINAVATQGTFNTYDWLTRYIVLYGDHPTSWKPFFQQGSNWTFFGNVNESGVVRHDLHYPILARYIRIIPVAWNPRGKIGLRLGLYGCPYRSHVLYFDGDDAISYRFRAKRISTFEDDISFNFKTLEQDGVLMHGEGSQGDYITVELKQAQLFLHISLGSSPLHASEGHTTVAVGSLLDDQHWHSLHIERLGHHVNLTLDGEVKRFRCHGTFDQLDLENELFFGGVIDQDKQHLTYRQNFRGCVENIIFNGVNIADLARHRRSNIRFEGNVGHYCQDQLNSPITFGGINNYVRVPGIPRRNRLAVSFRFRSWDTAGLLLYTSFADRLGSLEVVLSEGQVNVSIAQPGKKKLEFAAGHRLNDGFWHSVQLVARDGSAVVTIDDDDGAEFRVAHPFQLRTGSQYFFGGCPKPASVTGCRSNQTAFHGCLQMLNVDMQPVDVELLVLHRLAQYYNVFFNVCGIVDRCTPNLCEHDSRCIQSWDDFMCICDLTGYKGETCHKSLYKESCDAYRVSGKTSGNYTIDPDGSGPLKPFTVYCDIREDRAWTIIRHNRHYATRVMGSSVDQPYLGAVEYWNASWAEVSALANASEYCEQRIEFHCYSSRLLNTPSGLPFSFWMGRHDERHYYWGGSRPGIQRCACGLDKNCADPKYFCNCDADHALWRTDRGLLTFVDHLPVTQVVVGDTNRSGSEAQFLLGPLRCYGDRNTWNTVSFNRGAALLFPTFQANHSLDISFYFKTTALSGVFLENPGSRNYIRVELNTTRDVVFAYDIGNGDENLTVRSVVPWNDDEWHQVKAELNVKLARLRVDKLPWVVRQAPPQSFVHLNFDRPLYVGAAEHKMRPFLGCLRALRMNGVTLNLEGKANETEGVRVNCTGHCQDPPVPCQNSGLCVERYSHYSCNCSISAFDGPFCNHDIGGYFEEGTWVRYNILPMSLYAAREFASIVSSPWQPLPGYNLTSEEVSFSFSTTSAPAVLLYVSTFVKDYMAVLIKDDGSLQLRYQLGTSPYVFALTTKPVTDGRPHRVNITRLHRTLYTQVDYLPVMEQQFSLFVDSKLDSPKNLYLGRVMETGVIDPEIQRYNTPGFSGCLSGVKFNSLVPLKAIFRPTSVVRPYSIRGELVESSCASMLPLTTILIPPEMDPWYMGTEFPHVHDDGWIGIIIGFVIFLLLLIGALLVLLYFYYHRYKGSYHTNEPKAIQDYGSAAKPLPTRKDQSLPQILEEAKGD; encoded by the exons GACCCTGCTACGATGAGCTCGTCTCTCCCCTCTACTCCTCATCCCTCGGTGCCTCCTCCAGATACAACATCTTCTACTCGGCCAGCTTTGCCCGGCTGCACA GCACCAGTGGCTGGTCCCCTGACCCCCGGGACAAGCAGCCCTGGCTCCAAATCGACCTGATGCAGAAGCACCGGATCAATGCAGTGGCCACTCAGGGGACCTTCAACACTTACGACTGGCTGACGCGTTACATCGTGCTCTACGGAGACCACCCCACCAGCTGGAAACCCTTCTTCCAGCAAGGCAGCAACTGG ACGTTCTTTGGGAACGTGAACGAGAGCGGGGTGGTGCGGCACGATCTGCACTACCCCATCCTGGCACGCTACATCCGCATCATCCCGGTGGCCTGGAACCCACGAGGGAAGATTGGGCTGCGCCTGGGCCTCTATGGCTGTCCCTACC GGTCCCACGTACTCTACTTTGATGGGGACGACGCCATCTCCTACCGCTTCCGGGCCAAGAGGATCAGCACCTTCGAAGATGACATCTCCTTCAACTTCAAGACACTGGAGCAGGACGGGGTGCTGATGCACGGGGAGGGCTCGCAGGGTGACTACATCACAGTGGAGCTCAAGCAGGCTCAGCTCTTCCTGCACATCAGTTTAG gcagcagcccaCTGCACGCCAGCGAGGGCCACACGAcggtggctgtgggcagcctcCTGGATGACCAGCACTGGCACTCGCTGCACATCGAGCGCCTTGGACACCACGTCAACCTGACGCTGGATGGGGAGGTCAAGCGCTTCCGCTGCCACGGCACCTTCGACCAGCTCGACCTGGAAAACGAG CTCTTCTTTGGAGGGGTGATTGACCAGGACAAGCAGCACCTCACTTACCGGCAAAACTTCCGGGGCTGCGTGGAGAACATCATCTTCAACGGGGTCAACATCGCCGACCTGGCCCGGCACCGGAGATCCAACATCCGCTTTGAG GGCAACGTGGGCCACTACTGCCAGGACCAACTGAACAGCCCCATCACCTTCGGTGGCATCAACAACTACGTGCGTGTGCCGGGGATCCCGCGGAGGAACCGCTTGGCCGTCAGCTTCCGCTTTCGCTCCTGGGACACGGCCGGGCTCCTGCTCTACACCAGCTTCGCCGACCGCCTGGGCTCCCTCGAGGTGGTCCTGAGCGAGGGGCAGGTCAACGTCTCCATCGCCCAGCCCGGCAAGAAGAAGCTGGAGTTTGCcgcag GGCATCGCCTGAACGATGGCTTCTGGCACTCGGTGCAGCTGGTGGCGCGGGACGGCTCGGCCGTGGTGACCATCGACGATGACGACGGTGCTGAGTTCCGGGTGGCACATCCCTTCCAGCTCCGCACCGGCAGCCAGTACTTCTTCGGAG GCTGCCCCAAGCCGGCCTCCGTCACCGGCTGCCGCTCGAACCAGACGGCCTTCCACGGCTGCCTGCAGATGCTGAACGTGGACATGCAGCCCGTGGAcgtggagctgctggtgctgcaccGCCTGGCGCAGTACTACAACGTGTTCTTCAACGTTTGCGGCATCGTGGACAG GTGCACCCCTAACCTGTGTGAGCATGACAGCCGCTGCATCCAGTCCTGGGACGACTTCATGTGCATCTGTGACCTGACGGGGTACAAGGGCGAGACCTGCCATAAAT CCCTTTACAAGGAATCGTGTGATGCTTACCGAGTCAGCGGGAAAACCTCTGGGAACTACACCATCGACCCGGATGGCAGCGGGCCGCTCAAGCCCTTCACGGTGTACTGCGACATTCGAg AGGATCGAGCGTGGACCATCATCCGGCACAACCGCCACTACGCCACACGGGTGATGGGCTCCAGTGTGGACCAGCCCTACCTGGGGGCTGTGGAGTACTGGAATGCCTCCTGGGCCGAGGTCTCAGCACTGGCAAATGCCTCAGAGTACTGCGAGCAGCGCATCGAGTTCCACTGCTACAGCTCCCGCCTGCTCAACACCCCCT CTGGGCTGCCCTTCAGCTTCTGGATGGGCCGACACGACGAGCGGCACTACTACTGGGGGGGCTCTCGGCCGGGCATCCAGCGCTGCGCCTGCGGCTTGGACAAGAACTGCGCCGACCCCAAGTACTTCTGCAACTGCGATGCCGACCATGCGCTGTG GAGGACAGACAGGGGGCTGCTGACCTTCGTGGATCACCTGCCCGTCACCCAGGTTGTGGTGGGGGACACCAATCGCTCCGGCTCCGAAGCCCAGTTCCTGCTGGGGCCCCTACGGTGCTATGGAGACC gCAACACCTGGAACACGGTCTCCTTCAACAGGGGTGCAGCCCTGCTTTTCCCCACCTTCCAGGCCAACCACAGCCTTGACATCTCCTTCTACTTCAAGACCACCGCCCTGTCTGGAGTCTTCCTGGAGAATCCCGGCTCCCGAAACTACATCCGTGTTGAGCTCAACA ccaccaGAGACGTGGTGTTTGCCTACGACATCGGGAACGGGGATGAGAACCTGACGGTGCGTTCAGTGGTGCCCTGGAACGACGACGAGTGGCACCAGGTGAAGGCAGAACTCAACGTCAAGCTGGCACGGCTGCGGGTGGACAAGCTGCCCTGGGTGGTGAGGCAGGCTCCCCCGCAGAGCTTCGTCCACCTCAATTTTGACAGGCCCCTCTATGTCG GCGCAGCCGAGCACAAGATGCGGCCGTTCCTGGGCTGCCTGCGGGCGCTGCGGATGAACGGGGTGACCCTCAACCTGGAGGGCAAAGCCAACGAGACGGAGGGCGTGAGGGTCAACTGCACCGGGCACTGCCAGGACCCGCCGGTGCCGTGCCAGAACAGCGGGCTCTGCGTCGAGCGCTACAGCCACTATAGCTGCAACTGCAGCATCTCCGCCTTCGACGGGCCCTTCTGCAACCACG ACATCGGTGGGTATTTCGAGGAGGGCACCTGGGTGCGGTACAACATTCTGCCGATGTCGCTGTACGCCGCCCGCGAGTTCGCCAGCATCGtcagcagcccctggcagcccctgcccggcTACAACCTCACCAGCGAGGAGGTCAGCTTCAGCTTCAGCACCACCTCGGCGCCAGCCGTGCTGCTCTATGTCAGCACCTTCGTCAAGGACTACATGGCTGTGCTCATCAAGGACGATG GGAGCCTGCAGCTGCGCTACCAGTTGGGCACCAGCCCCTATGTCTTCGCCCTCACCACCAAACCGGTGACGGACGGGAGGCCCCACCGCGTCAACATCACCCGGCTGCACCGCACGCTCTACACACAG GTGGACTATCTCCCCGTCATGGAGCAGCAGTTCTCCCTGTTTGTGGACAGCAAGCTGGACTCACCCAAAAACCTGTACCTGGGGCGCGTGATGG AGACCGGTGTGATCGACCCCGAGATCCAGCGCTACAACACGCCCGGCTTCTCGGGCTGCCTCTCGGGGGTGAAGTTCAACAGCCTCGTCCCCCTCAAAGCCATCTTCCGCCCCACCAGCGTCGTGCGGCCCTACAGCATCCggggggagctggtggagtcgaGCTGTGCCTCCATGCTCCCCCTCACCACCATCCTCATCCCTCCCGAGATGGACCCCTGGTACATGGGCACAG AGTTCCCCCACGTGCACGATGATGGCTGGATCGGGATCATCATCGGGT TCGTGAtcttcctgctcctgctgatcGGGGCACTGCTGGTGCTGCTTTACTTCTACTACCACCGCTACAAGGGCTCCTACCACACCAACGAGCCCAAGGCCATCCAGGACTACGGCAGCGCCGCCAAACCGCTGCCGACGCGCAAGGACCAGAGCCTGCCCCAGATCCTGGAGGAGGCCAAAGGGGATTAG